The window CGATCATGGCGGTGAACGCCGCGCCGAGCGCGGGGTCGCCGGCGGAGAACCGGGCGCGCAGCAGCGCCTGCGCCTCCCAGGGGGACGACCAGCGGGCGTAGTAGGCGGCGTACGAGGCGAGCGTGCGGGCCAGGGGGCCCTGCCTGCCCTCCGGCCGCAGGTCGGGGTCGATGAGCAGGGGCGGGTCGGGGGCGGGGAGGCTGAGCAGGCGGCGCAGCTCGTTGGCGATGGCGAAGGCCGCGTCGGTGGCCTCCCGCTCGGCGGCGCCGGGCTCGGGAGAGTGGACGAACATGACGTCCGCGTCGCTGGCGTAGGACGACTCCATGCCGCCGAGGCGTCCCATGGCGATGACGGCGAACCTGGTGGGCGGCTCGGCGCCCCGGTCGGCGCGCACCTTGCCGGTGGCGGCGTCGAGGGCGGCCTGGATCGTCACGTCGTTCAGCGCTGACAGCGCCACGCCGACCTGCTCGATGTCGACGAGCCCGAAGATGTCGGCGACGGCCGTGCGGAACAGCTCCCTGCGCCGCAGCGCCCGCACGGCCGTGACCGCGCTCTCGGGGTTGCCGGCGTGACGGGAGACGGCCGCGGCGGCCTCGGCCCGCAGCGACTCGGGCGGGCGGACGGCGAGGTCGTCGTCGGAGCCGAGCAGCGCGACGGCGTCGGGAGCGTGCGTGAGCAGGCCGGTGGCGTAGCGGCTGGTGCCGAGGACCCGCGCCATGCGGGCGGCCACGGCGGTCTCGTCGCGCAGCAGCCGCAGGTACCACGGCGTGGCGCCGAGCTTGTCGCTCACCTGGCGGAAGCCGAGCAGCCCGGCGTCGGGGTCGGGGGTGTCGGCGAACCAGCCGAGCATGACCGGCAGCAGCGTCCGCTGGATGGCCGCGCGCCGTGACACGCCCGCCGTGAGGGCGGCGATGTGGCGCAGCGCGCCGTCGGGATCGACGTAGCCGAGCGCCCGCAGCCGCGCGGAGGCCGCCGTGGGCGACAGCCGGGCCTCCTTCTCCGGCAGGCGGGCCACGGCCTGCAGCAGCGGGCGGTAGAACAGCTTCTCGTGCAGCCGCCGCGCCTCCCTGGCGTGCCGCCGCCAGCGGGCAGTGAACTCCCCCACCGGGTCGGCCTGCATGCCGAGCGCCCGCCCGAGCCGGCGCAGGGCGCCGGGGTCCTCCGGCAGGACGTGGGTGCGGCGCAGCCGGTGCAGCTGGAGCAGGTGCTCGACCTGGCGCAGGAACGTGTACGCCTCGGCCAGGCCGCGGGAGTCGTCGCGGCCGACGTAGCCGCCCCGGGACAGGGCGGCCAGGGCGGGCAGCGTGGCGCGGCGGCGCAGCAGCGGGTCGAGCCGCCCGTGGACGAGTTGCAGGAGCTGCACCGCGAACTCGATGTCGCGCAGCCCGCCCGGCCCGAGCTTGAGCTGGCGGTCGCCCTCGGCGCGCACGTGGGCCTCGACCCTGCGGCGCATGGCCTGGACGTCCTCGACGAAGTTGTCGCGGGTGGCCGCCGACCACACCAGCTCGTTGACCGCCTCGACGTAGGCGGCGCCGAGCTCCAGGTCGCCGGCCATCGGCCGGGCCTTCAGCAGCGCCTGGAACTCCCACGTCTTGGCCCAGCGGCGGTAGTAGGCCAGGTGGCTGGCCAGCGTGCGCACCAGCGGCCCCGACCGGCCCTCGGGTCGCAGCCCGGCGTCGACCTCCCACAGCGAGCCCTCGGGCGTGGCGGCCGAGCAGGCCCGCATCATGGCCTGGGCGAGCCTGGTCGCGGCGCGCAGCGCCTTGGTCTCGTCGGCGCCTTCGCGGGGCTCCGCCACGAAGATCACATCGACGTCGCTGATGTAGTTGAGCTCGCGGGCGCCGGCCTTGCCCATGCCGATCACCGCGAGGCGTACGTCGTCGCAGTCGTCGCCGGCCGGCAGTTCGGACCGGGCGATGGCCAGGGCGGCCTCCAGAGCGGCGCCGGCCAGGTCGGACAGCTCGCCGGTGACCTCGCCCAGCGTGGCCTCGCCGGTGAGGTCGCGGGCGGCCACGCGCGTCAGCCGGCCCCGGTAGGCGACGCGCAGCGCGGCGAGCGCGGCGGGCTCCGCGGCGCGGGGGCTCGGGTCCGCCGGGTCGCCGCCGACGGCGCGCAGCAGCTCGTCGCGGGCGTGGCCGGGTCCTGGCTCGCGGAGCAGGGCGAGCTGCTCCGGGTGGCGGGCCAGGTGGTCGCCGAGGGCGGCGCTCACGCCGAGGACGGCGAGGGTACGGGCGCGGAGCCGGTCGTCACCGCGCAGCGCGTCGAGGGCGTCGGGCGCCTGCTCGGCCAGCCGGGCCAGCGCGGCGAGCGCGAGGTCGGGGTCGGCGACGTCGACCAGCCCGTCGAGCAGGTCGTCGAACGCCGCTCCGCCCTGCTGGACGAGCCGGGCGGCGGTCGCTCCGTCGGCGAAGCCGAGCTTGGCCAGCCTCGCGGCGGTGGACTCGATCCTGGGCACCCCTCCATCTTGACAGGCGGCCGGGCGACCCGGCTTGAATAGAACGCAACGTTGCGTTGCATTTCGATGGAGGAGGCGGCATGGGTCCGGGGGGAAGCGGCAGGGACGTGCGAGGAGACGGCGGGGAGGCGCGGGGGGACGGCCTGGGACGGGTTCCGGCGGGGGTGACGTGGGGGCTGCTCGCGGCCTGGGCGGTCCACGACGCCGAGGAACTGGCGACGATGGCCCGCTGGATGCGCGAGGCACGGCCGTGGCTGGCCGAGCGCTACCCGCGGGTGCCGTGGGAGCGGCTGGAGGTGTCCCAGCGGCACGCGAGCGTGGCCATCGCGCTGATGGGCGGGGTCGTGGCGGGCGCCGCCGCCGTAGGGGCGCGCACCGGCGGGCGGAGCCGGGCGTTCCAGGCGGTGCTGGCGGGGTTCGGGGCACACGGGGTCATGCACCTGGCGCAGGCCGCGGCCGTCCGCGGTTACACGCCGGGCTCGGTGACGGCGCCCCTGGTGGTGCTCCCGTTCACGGCGTGGGCGTGGCGGCGGTTGCGCGCGGCCGGCGTGCCGGTACGCGGCGGGGCCTCCACGTGGGCGGGCCTGGCGGCGCTGCCGCTCGTCCTGGGCGGCGTCCACGCCCTGGCCCACGTCCTCACCCGCCCGCGCCGCCCCGCGACTCCGCTTGCCCGCCCCTGACGCCGAGCGGCGCCGGGGCGGGCGCGTCAGGGCCGGGGGCGTCAGTGGCGGGCGCGTGAGGGCGGGGCGTCAGGGCGGGGGCGGGGGCGTCAGGCTGAGGTGGAGGCGCGGACCACGGCTGCGAACGCCTCGGCGACGGGGCGCCAGGCGGCGACCAGCTTGTCCTCGGCGGCGCGGACCCGGGCGATGTGCTCCTCGCCGGACGCCAGCGCGGAGCCCGTCGCCCAGGTGGCGAAGATGTCCGGCGTCGCCTCCGGGTGGAACTGGACGGCCCACGCCGTGGAGCCCAGCCGGTACGCCTGGTGGGGGTAGAGGGGGCCGGTCATGAGCGGCACCGCCCCGTCGGGCAGCCGCGACATCACGTCCCGGTGGTACTGGATCGCCACCGCCGCGCCGACGCCCGACAGGAGCCGGTCGGACGCGGCCTCGGGCAGGGCGGTCACCTCGCACAGCCCCACCTCCAGCCCTTCGCCGCCCCGCTCCACGGTGCCGCCGCAGGCCATCGTCATGAGCTGCGCGCCGAGGCAGACGCCCAGCGTGGGCGTGCCGTCGGACACGGCGCGCGCCAGCAGGTCGCGCGTGGCGGGCAGCCAGGGGTAGGTGTCGTCCTCCCAGGCGGCCGGCTCGCCACCGAGCACGATCAGCCCGTCGGCGGCCCGGTCCGGCACCGGCTCGCCCCGGTACGGCCGGACGACCTCGCACGCGACGTCGAGCCAGCCGTCGAGGAAGCCCGGCCCCGCGTCCGCCTCATGCTCGATGACAGTGATCCGCATATCAGGTAATTTATCCGGAACTTTCACCGGAAAGCACACGTCAAACGGGTCATGTTGATCGACGGAGACCCCCAGACGCTGGGCGGATACTGGCTCGCCGGCCGGATCGGCGCGGGCGGCCAGGGCGTCGTCTACGAGGGGTACGCCGAGGACGGCCGCCGGGTGGCGATCAAGGTTCTGCACCGGGACCAGGCCGCCGCGCTCGCCCGGGAGGCGGCGGCCGCGCGCCGGGTGGCCTCGTTCTGCACGGCCGCCGTGCTGGAGGTGGACCTGGACGGACCCAGGCCGTACGTCGTCAGCGAGTACGTGCCGGGCCCCAGCCTGCGCCAGTCCGTCGCGGACGGCCGCACGTTCGACGACGGCGAGTTGCACCGGCTGGCCACGGCGATCGCCACCGCGCTGACCGCGATCCACGACGCCGGGGTGGTCCACCGCGACCTGAAGCCCGACAACGTGCTGCTCGGCCCCGACGGCCCCCGGGTCATCGACTTCGGCATCGCCAGGACCGCGGAGATGTCGCTCACCACCACCGGCCTGGTGACGGGCACGCCCACGTACATGGCGCCCGAGGTGTTCGGCGGCGAGCGGGCTGGGACGCCGGCGGACGTGTTCGCCTGGGGATGCATCATGGTGTTCGCGGCGAGCGGGACGGACCCGTTCCAGTCGGACACCCTCGGCGGGGTCATGCACCGCGTGCTGTCGGCCAGCCCGGACCTCGGCGTCCTGCCGGACTCCCTGCGGCCCCTGGTGGCGGCCGCGCTCAGCAAGGAACCGCTGGAGCGGCCCGCCGCGCGCAACCTGCTGCTCTCCCTGATCAGCGCCGATGCCCGGACCGCGGGACTGGACACCGGCCGCCTGCTCGGCGAGGCGGGCAGGCGGACCTCGCTGGCGGGCGGCGGGGGCGACCCGGCGCTGGGGTCGCTGGCCGAGGAGTGCTTCGAGCTGCTCGGCCCCGACGAGCGGGAACTGGCTCCGGAGGTGTTCCTCCGGCTCGTCACGATGGGTGAGCAGGGCGGTCTGTCGGCTCGCCGGGCCGCCCTGACCGAACTGCTGGACAGCCGGCCGCTGCCGGAGGTCGCGGCGATCACCCGGATCCTGGAGGTCTTCGGCTACCTGGTCGGCCGGGACGAGGAGGAGGTCTGGCTGGCCCGGCCCGCCCTGCCGTACGCCTGGCCGCGTCTGCGTCGCTGGATCGAGGCCAACCGCGACGGCCTCGCCGTGCACCGCGACATCCTCGCCGCCGCCCTGCGGTGGGACCGGGCCGGGCGCAGGGAGGGCGACCTGCTGCAGGGCAGCAGCCTGGAGAACGCGCTGCAGTGGGCGGCCACGGCCCGCAGGAACATCACCCTGTCCCGTGCGGAACGCGACTTCCTGGACGCGGGCGCCGGGCTGACCAGGCGGCGCGCCAGAAGGGACCGCCTCGTCTCGCTCACCCTGGCCGGGCTGCTGGTGATCGCCCTGGTCGCGGGCGGGCTGGCGGTGCACCAGGGCGGGCTGGCCGACGAGCGGGCGGCACGCATCGCCGTGCAGCGTGACCAGGCGGAGGCGGCGCGGCTGGCCCTGGCGGCGGACTCGCTGCGCGGCACCGACCCGCGGGCGGCGATGCTGCTCAGCGTGGCGGCCTGGCGGCTGGACCGCACGCCGCGCAGCCGGGCGGCGCTCACCGCCTCGCTGGCGCGGCGGGAGGTCGCCGCGTTCCGGGATCCCGCCACCGCGAGCGGCACGGTCCGCGCGCTCAGCCGCGACGGCCGGACCCTGGCCAGTGTGGGCGACGGCGCGCTGCGGCTGTGGGACGTGCGGACCGGAAGGCGGAGCGGCGGCATCGCCGCACTGGGCCTGGCGCGCGACGACGGCGCCGGGCCTGAGACGCCGCTGGACGCGACGTTCGCGCCCAGCGGGCGGCAGGTGCTGGTGGTCACCAACAGGCGCGCCCGCGTGTGGGACCTGCGCACCGGCGAGGTGGTGGGCTCCTGGAGGTTCCGTACGGACGTGGGCGACGACACCGGCATCCCGGTCGGCGTCCACTACGGGACGGTGGACCGGTACGCGCTGGTCACCGTCGACGACGACACCTACGTCTGGGACCTGGAGCGCGGCACCCGGGTGCGGACCTCCGACGCGCTCGGCCCGATGACGCCGGCCGGCGACGCGATCTACGCGGTGGCCGGCGACGGGCGGATCGAGCGGCGGTCCCTGCCCGGGCTCGTCCGCACGGGGTCGCGTGCCCCCGCGGCCCGCTGCGACGACTGCGGCCAGCCGCTCGCTCTCACCCCGGACGGCCGCTCGCTGCTGGAGCCGCTGGGCAACGCCCTGCAGGTGACCGACCTGCGCGACGGCTCCATCGGCACCATCGGCGAGCAGGGTGACGTCTGGAACCGCGGTGGGCTCGTCTACGCCGCCGACGGCCGGCGGTTCGCCTCGGTCACCAGCGAGCAGGTCCAGGTCTGGGACGCCGACGGCGACCTGCTGACCACGCTGGACGTGCCGGACGGCTCGAACTACGACGGGACACCACCGCCGCTGGTCGCCTTCGACGGCCCCGTGCTCCGCTACCTCGTCGAGAACCGGGTCGTCACCGTCGAGCTGAGCGACCTGACCGTCCCCGCGCGGCGGCCGTCGTGGTCGTGGGCGCGGATGGACTCCGGCGCGCGGCGGATGCTGGCGTCCGAGACCGGCGAGCGCATCCACCTGGCCCGCCCGGGCGGCCCGCTGGGCGGGCCCCTGCTCGTCAGGACGAATCCCCGGCTGCTGGGCACGGGCGCCTTCAGCCACGACGGGCGGCTGGCCGCACTGGGCGGGTACGGCGAGGTCGTGCTGGTCGACACCACCACGCGGCGCACGCTCGCGACGTTCACCCCTCGGGGGAAGCTGGCGGGGTTCCACCCCCGGAAGGTGGCGGTCAGCCCGGACGGCGCACTGGTGGCCGCCGGACTGGAGTACACCGACGGCGGCGCCTCCCGTCGCCACGCGGTCGGGGTGTGGGACAGCGGGTCGGGGCGCCTGCTGTGGTCGGCGCGGGTGGGCGGCGCCGAGGACGTGGAGTTCTCGCCCGACGGGCGGCTGCTGGCCGTCGCGGGCGGCGAGCAGCACCTGTTCGAGGCGGCGTCGGGCAGGCGCGCCGGCGGGCCGTTCGGCACGGGCCGGGGCACGACGGTCGAGGACATGGTGTTCAGCCGCGACGGCCGCTCCGTGGCCGCCGTCGACTTTCGCGGGCGGGTGACCGTCCACCACACCGCCACCCGCCGGCTCCTGCGCGAGACCCCAGGCACGGCGCCGGGTCAGGGCGACGCCGCCCGGTCGCCGCGCGAGGACGTCATCGCGGTGATCACCAACGCGGGCGAGGTCGAGCTGCACGATCTGGCGACCGGCACGGCCCTGGGCGGGCTCGGTGACGCCGGTCTCGGCGTGCCGCACGCGGTGACGTTCTCGGCCGACGGCGCCAAGGTGGTCGTCCTGGACGGGGCGGGGGTCGTCCGCGAGCGGGTGGTCGAGCCGGGGGCGATGGCGGCGGCGGTGTGCGCCCGGGCCGGGACGCCGCTGAGCGTGGCCGAGTGGCGGCGTCACGTCACCGGCGTACCGTATCGGAGCGTTTGTCCCTAGGATCCGAGCATGAGACTGGACGACGTCGACGGCCTGCGCATCGCCACGTTCGGCGACGGGCCGCGGGTGATCCTCGCGGTGCACGGGATCACCGCCTCGCTGATGGCCTGGGCCGCGGTGGGGCGGCGGGTGCCGCAGGGCTGGTCCCTGGTGGCGATGGACCTGCGCGGGCGCGGTCACAGCGCCGGCCTGCCCGGCCCGTACGGCCTGCCCCGCCACGCCGAGGACGTGCTGCGCGTCGCCGACCACGTGGGGGCGGGACCGGAGGCCGTGCTGACGGGACACTCGATGGGCGCCTACGTCGCCGCGCTGGCCGCCGCCGGGCGGGACTTCGCCCGGGTCGTGCTGGTGGACGGCGGCCTGCCCCTGCCGCTCCCCGACGGCGTCGACCCCGCGCAGGCGCTGGCGGCCACGCTCGGGCCGGCGTTGGCGCGGCTGTCGATGACGTACGCGACGGCGGAGGAGTACGTGGCCTTCTTCCGGGCGCATCCGGCGTTCGCCGGCCGATGGAACGACGACGCGGAGGCCTACGTCCGCTACGACCTGACCGGGCCGGCCGGCGCGCTCCGCTCGCGGGTGGCCCCGGAGGCGGCGCGCGAGGACGGCCGGTGGCTGCTCACCGAGCCGGGCCGGATCGGCGCCGCGCTGGAGTCGATCAAGTCGCCGCTGTCGCTGCTGCGGGCGCCGCGCGGGCTGCTCGACCAGGAGACCGGCATGCTGCCCGATGCCCTCGTCGCCGCCTGGACGGCCCGGTTGCCCGGTCTGTCCGACGAGGTGCTGCCGGACTGCAACCACTACACGATCCTGTTCGACGAGCGCTGCGCGTCGCTGGTGGCCGACCGGCTCACCCGGCCCTGACGGACGTACGCGAACGGCCCCGGAACGGGAAGTTCCGGGGCCGTCTCAGGTCATCTGAGACGCGGGACGTCAGCGCGGCGCGATCCAGGTCGCCCGGGCCGCCGCCACCAGCGTGCCGTCCACCTCGTAGATCGCGCTCTCGCCGAACAGCTTGCGCCCCTCGCGGCCGGTGGCGCGGGCCACGACCGAGTAGGCGCCGCCCGGGTAGACGCGCCGGTGCACCTGGACGGCCAGCCGCCCGAGCAGCGCCGACTCGCCGGGCCGGAAGTGGGCCCAGCCCGTGACGCAGTCGAGCACGGCGCCCACGACGGAGCGGGGCACGCCGTCCTCGTCGGCCACGGTGAACGGCACCCGCCAGCCTGCGGCCACCAGGTCCGTGCCCTCGACCGGGCCGGGGAAGACACGCAGCCCGTCGCCCGGCTCGCGCAGCCCGCAGGCGAAGCACTCGGGGAAGGCGTGCCCGTGCCAGCCGGCGAACCCGGCCTCGGCCCGCGCCGCCTCGGTGAACGGGACGAACTCCGGAGCCTGCACATCCTCCGCGACGGGGATGGCCTCGACGAGCAGCCGGTCGGCGTGGGAAAGGGTGGCGGTGTTGGCGACGTGCTCCAAGCGCAGCTCGGTTTCGAGGGGGGTGGGGGCGTGCAGCGTGACCTCGACGGCTGATCGGTTGTCGCTGAGCGCCTCGGCCATGGTGCCGGCTATCCAGCCGCCGTTGGCGACTCCCGCCGGTCCCCGGAAACGCTCGGGAACGGTCAACACGGTCTGCAGGGCAGCCGTCGTCATGTCTCACCCTCCCACATCGCCCAAGGGGCGAAACTTCAAAAATCCAGATTAAGCAGGCCGATATTACCGAAGATCCGGTCGACCGAAGCCCGAAGTGCTGCGACCAGATCTACCTACACCGGCCATAACACTGCAGAGCCGTCCAGAACTTCCCGTCCAGGTGGGCCTGAAACACCGCAGCCCGCGGGTTCCGGATCCCCGAGCCCGCCGGGAAGGCGCGCACCGCACCCGTAAGATACGGGTCCCTCGTTGCACGCAGGTGACGCGGGGGTAAGAAGTGATGTTGCTCACGTACGGGAGCGCGGGCCCCGCAGGCGCTTCTGCTCGGCGATGGCCGCGCCGGAGCCGCCCTGGCGGCGAGTAGGGCGAGCCCCGGCGCGGTGCCTGGTGCCGCCGCCTGCCTCATGTTCGACCTTCCCCCGGTCGGGAGAAGGCCACCACACTTCACTGGAAAACGGTGCAAAACGTACGTATATCGCTGTTTTCCCGCCCGCCGCCGCGGACGCCCGCCCTACCTGAAGGCGCCGTCGCCGGTGAAGGCCAGCTCGGCGAAACGTTCACCGATGCGGCGGTGGGTGGCGGCGTCCGGGTGGAGCCGGTCGGGCAGCGGCAGCTCGGCGGCGTCCGCCTCACCGTAGAGGTCACGCCCGTCGAGGTGGTGCAGGTCGGGGTCCTGGGCCGCGCGCTGCGCCACGATCCGGGCGAGCTCGTCGCGGATCACGCCCAGGGTCAGTTTCCCGCTCGCCCGTTCCGCCGGATCGCCTGCGGCGCGGAACCGCAGCCGCCCGGCGCCGAGGGCGGTGAGGTCGGGGGCGCTGGGACCGGGCGTGTTCTCGTGGATGGGGCACAGGATGGGCGAGACGACCAGCAGCGGTGTGGTGGGGTGGCCTTCGCGGATGGTGTCGAGGAAGCCGTGGACCGCGGGGGCGAAGGCGCGCAGGCGCATCAGGTCGGTGTTGACCAGGTTGATGCCGATCTTGACGCTGATCAGGTCGGCGGGGGTGTCCCGCATGGTGCGAGCGGTGAACGGGTCGAGCAGGGCGCTGCCGCCCAGGCCCAGATTGACCAGTTCCACGCCGCCGAGGGAGGCGGCGAGCGCGGGCCAGGTGGTGGTGGGACTGGCGGCGTCGGAGCCGTGGCTGATCGAACTGCCGTGGTGCAGCCACACCCTGCGGCCCCGGTCCGGCGCGGGCTCGACGGGGGCGTCGGTGCGCAGGGCGACGAGCTCGGTGGTCTCGTTGTGCGGCAGCCAGATCTCGACGTCCTTGACGCCGTCGGGCAGGCCGGCGAAGTGCAGGGTACCGGGCGGGCCGGGCCGCTGCTCGGCGGTGCCGGCGGCCATGTCGATGGTCAGCGTGTTGCCGCCCGGCACACTGGCCTGGCCGGCCAGGCGGCCGTCGACGAGCAGGTCGTACACGCCGTCCGGGCGGGGCGGGGCGCCCGTGTAGACCCGCTTGGTGGGCAGGGTCTCCAGCTCGACGGCGGTGGCCCGGGTGCGGAAGACCAGCCGTACGCCTGAGGGCTGGGACTCGGCCATGGCCAGTTGCCCGTCGGCGCACTGGGCGCGGGCCCAGGCGGGCAGCCGGTGCGGCAGCACGCCGTGCTCGGTGCGCTCCAGATCGAGCGCGCCGCGCAGCAGTTCCGCGGTGACGGGGGTGGTGATCCAGGTGTCCTCGGTGTACATGGCTTCGATCTCTCCGGGTCGTTCGTGGGCGCCGGCCGCGGTCACTTCTCGGGCCAGTTGCGCAGCAGGGCGTCGAGTGCGTCCAGGACGCGCGACCAGGTCTCCTGGGTGTCGGGGGCGCTGTGACTGAACCCGCCGCCCAGCTCCAGGCTGACGTAGCCGTGGAAGACGCTGCCCAGCAGCCGGACCGCGTGTGTCTGGTCCGGCTCGTCCAGGTCATAGCCGCGCAGGATCGCCCGCGTCATCTGCGCGTGCCGGCCGCCCGCGCTGGCGGCCGCCGTCGCCGGGTCCAGCCTGAACTGGGCCGCGGCGTAGCGGCCGGGATGCTCCCGGGCGTAGTCGCGGTAGACGTTCGCCAGAGCGGCCAGGGCGTCCTTGCCGGCCCGCCCGGCCAGCGCGGCGGAACCCCTGTCGGCGAGCTCCTCCAGGGCGAGCAGGGCGATCCTGGTCTTGAGGTCGTGGGAGCTCTTCACGTGCGAGTACAGGCTCGCGACCTTGACCTCGAACCGCCGGGCGAGCGCCGAGACGGTCACCTGCTCGAAGCCGACCTCGTCGGCCAGCTCGGCGCCCGCCAGGGCCAGGCGTTCGGAGGTCAACCCCACGCGAGCCATAACCCTCCCCCCTTTCAGCAGAACCCATCATGCAGCTACCTAAAGGGTTTAGGCAAATACGAAAACGTTGATGGAAGTGCTGGGCGAGCAGGAGAGGGGCGGCGCGCCCGGGTCCGGCCCTTCAGCGCTTCTCAACCCCTGCCTCTACCGCACATCTGCTGCCGAAGCGGTGCCCGGCAGCACCCGATCCAGTACCGCCACGATGACCGCGAAGTGGTGCGACATCGAATAGGCCTTCCACTGTGTTCCTGATCCGGGGCCGATGGCCTCGCACGCTGCCAGCGCGATCTGTTGATCTCCCCAGGAGAATGCGGGGCCCTCCAGCGGCCAGTCGCCGGATTTGAGCAGACTCCTGCAGAGGCGGTGGAAGCTACCGTGCCCGCCCTTGACGTCCTTCGGCTGCCGATGGAACCGCCAGTCCCCGGCTGACGTGTATCGCAGGTTGGGATCGGGACGCAGCCCATCCGACGGCGGGCCGGGATGGTCGACTCCGTAGTCTCCGTATCCGAGCCCCGGCCAGCGCCGGCACACATGGGTCCACAGGGCGGCTTCCTTCCTGGGGATCGACAGGACCCTCTCACGCGGACGGCCGTCGAAGAACTCGGGGCCAGGGAACGAGCCTGCCGCGATGGTCAGCGAGTGCCAATCATGATCCCGCAGATGCCGCAACGGTCCTGTCAGGCCGGCCAGCGCCTCTCGAACGTCGCGAAGGCGGCCACAGTCGAGTACGAGATCTGCCCGATCGACTGGCAAGCCGACGGCATCGAGTTGCTCAAGGAGCGTGCGCGAATCGCTGAGGCTGTAGACATAGGGCTCATCCACGCGAAGACATACGCCGAGGTGATGGGTTCCCACCAGGTGCCGCACTTCCTCAAGGTCATGCGGATCGTCGTCAAGATGAAGGACCGGACGGAAGGCGAGGTGTGAAGCACCGAGTTCTGCGTCGAGGAGATGTAGCGCTTCCATCGAAGCCGATCCTCCGAAACGCTGACCAAGTGGGGCCGCATCAAATGCCAGGTCTAAATCACGAAGGCCGTGTCTTCGCACCTGCCTTGCCAGTCTCCGCACAACGGCCTTGATATCATCGTCACCATCTCCGGGCACGACCTCAATGATCGGGCGGATGCTACATCTGACCGGCTCGCTCGCGTTCTCCAGTGCCAGAAAGCTGGGCAAACGGCCTTTTAGTATAGGCGCGTACACCGACATGACCCGGTTCTCCGTGCGGTTGGCGAACCTGCATCCGGGCAGCCTCGATCCAGCGGCCAAGGGCCGACTGCCCGGTTATTCCTGACGGTGAAGCCAGGCGATGCGGCCGTCAACCTTCGGGAGAATGTTTCTTGCGAGCTCGCCGAACCAGGGGTGCAGGTGAGCCTGGACTGACACCCCAACGCTCCAGAGAGCAACGGGACAGCCTTGAGGAGATCCGCAGGCCTCAAATGCCGGACCCGATGAGACGAACCTCGTCT is drawn from Nonomuraea muscovyensis and contains these coding sequences:
- a CDS encoding GDSL-type esterase/lipase family protein; translation: MYTEDTWITTPVTAELLRGALDLERTEHGVLPHRLPAWARAQCADGQLAMAESQPSGVRLVFRTRATAVELETLPTKRVYTGAPPRPDGVYDLLVDGRLAGQASVPGGNTLTIDMAAGTAEQRPGPPGTLHFAGLPDGVKDVEIWLPHNETTELVALRTDAPVEPAPDRGRRVWLHHGSSISHGSDAASPTTTWPALAASLGGVELVNLGLGGSALLDPFTARTMRDTPADLISVKIGINLVNTDLMRLRAFAPAVHGFLDTIREGHPTTPLLVVSPILCPIHENTPGPSAPDLTALGAGRLRFRAAGDPAERASGKLTLGVIRDELARIVAQRAAQDPDLHHLDGRDLYGEADAAELPLPDRLHPDAATHRRIGERFAELAFTGDGAFR
- a CDS encoding beta family protein, with the protein product MSVYAPILKGRLPSFLALENASEPVRCSIRPIIEVVPGDGDDDIKAVVRRLARQVRRHGLRDLDLAFDAAPLGQRFGGSASMEALHLLDAELGASHLAFRPVLHLDDDPHDLEEVRHLVGTHHLGVCLRVDEPYVYSLSDSRTLLEQLDAVGLPVDRADLVLDCGRLRDVREALAGLTGPLRHLRDHDWHSLTIAAGSFPGPEFFDGRPRERVLSIPRKEAALWTHVCRRWPGLGYGDYGVDHPGPPSDGLRPDPNLRYTSAGDWRFHRQPKDVKGGHGSFHRLCRSLLKSGDWPLEGPAFSWGDQQIALAACEAIGPGSGTQWKAYSMSHHFAVIVAVLDRVLPGTASAADVR
- a CDS encoding PaaI family thioesterase, with translation MTTAALQTVLTVPERFRGPAGVANGGWIAGTMAEALSDNRSAVEVTLHAPTPLETELRLEHVANTATLSHADRLLVEAIPVAEDVQAPEFVPFTEAARAEAGFAGWHGHAFPECFACGLREPGDGLRVFPGPVEGTDLVAAGWRVPFTVADEDGVPRSVVGAVLDCVTGWAHFRPGESALLGRLAVQVHRRVYPGGAYSVVARATGREGRKLFGESAIYEVDGTLVAAARATWIAPR
- a CDS encoding alpha/beta fold hydrolase, which translates into the protein MRLDDVDGLRIATFGDGPRVILAVHGITASLMAWAAVGRRVPQGWSLVAMDLRGRGHSAGLPGPYGLPRHAEDVLRVADHVGAGPEAVLTGHSMGAYVAALAAAGRDFARVVLVDGGLPLPLPDGVDPAQALAATLGPALARLSMTYATAEEYVAFFRAHPAFAGRWNDDAEAYVRYDLTGPAGALRSRVAPEAAREDGRWLLTEPGRIGAALESIKSPLSLLRAPRGLLDQETGMLPDALVAAWTARLPGLSDEVLPDCNHYTILFDERCASLVADRLTRP
- a CDS encoding TetR/AcrR family transcriptional regulator, which produces MARVGLTSERLALAGAELADEVGFEQVTVSALARRFEVKVASLYSHVKSSHDLKTRIALLALEELADRGSAALAGRAGKDALAALANVYRDYAREHPGRYAAAQFRLDPATAAASAGGRHAQMTRAILRGYDLDEPDQTHAVRLLGSVFHGYVSLELGGGFSHSAPDTQETWSRVLDALDALLRNWPEK